The Thermococcus sp. M39 genome window below encodes:
- a CDS encoding molybdenum cofactor guanylyltransferase — MHAYILAFPEKRWESYLIPLNEEPLVKIVEQRLRMAKRIDEVYTIIRKGQLKRFSLHVSNPVEVKAKNKIEALYKALPASGELFLVEGNMPLIMPFLVNYLSTLFLDSDSEALIPSWSDGTLEITHAFYDAKALKSALEACLAENEKKLSCIKEYLDYETVSIEELAKRNPKVTLSFFKVKSSFDLRFAEETLKKIERGEI; from the coding sequence ATGCATGCCTATATCTTAGCATTCCCAGAAAAAAGATGGGAGAGCTATCTCATACCTTTGAATGAAGAGCCTCTCGTTAAGATAGTTGAGCAAAGGCTCAGAATGGCAAAGAGGATTGATGAAGTCTATACAATCATAAGAAAGGGACAGCTGAAGCGTTTTTCTCTTCACGTCTCAAATCCCGTTGAAGTTAAAGCCAAAAACAAAATCGAAGCGCTTTACAAAGCTTTACCAGCCTCTGGAGAACTCTTCCTTGTTGAAGGGAATATGCCGCTGATAATGCCTTTTCTAGTAAATTACCTCTCAACACTGTTTTTAGATTCAGACAGCGAAGCATTAATTCCATCATGGAGCGATGGAACATTAGAGATTACACATGCGTTTTATGACGCAAAAGCATTAAAGAGTGCACTAGAGGCTTGTCTGGCAGAAAACGAGAAAAAGCTGAGCTGCATTAAAGAATATTTGGATTACGAAACAGTGAGCATTGAAGAGCTTGCTAAGAGAAATCCTAAAGTAACGCTGAGCTTCTTTAAAGTTAAGAGCAGCTTTGATTTAAGATTCGCTGAGGAAACACTCAAAAAGATTGAAAGAGGGGAGATTTAA
- the ppcA gene encoding phosphoenolpyruvate carboxylase, with protein MIPKTMSTQHPDNVYIPFFAQEPQLSGEDEVIEAFYAFSVLGIEEQMWDFEGKEVDEFVVKKLLERYPHFFRKHKLGKDFRLTPRVPNPSVEKTEAKLLLETLESIPRSADYSKIFYGEESAPIFEVILPMTTSANEINRVYELYKRYIVGKQYKRVYDIKLYEWIGEFFPEEINVIPLFETKEAILNSAEILREYLHGKDFEYQRVFLARSDPAMNYGMLSAVTYDKYALFKLQELEETESVDIYPIIGVGSAPFRGHLVPENVENVLEEYRWAQTFTIQSSFKYDNPPKEVIKAVEKIKSSKRKEAEPIDEQILSLLRKYEIEYSKQIKALAMSIREVAKFVPSRRKRKLHIGLFGYARDVNGFALPRAIKFTASLYSLGIPPEVLGLNALSEKDIEVISDVYKGIYKDLSFAFRYFNPKSAEKFKFLRDILKMSQLFEFERNEEHCEITNKILDGEINEELIIKAASIRGFLG; from the coding sequence ATGATACCAAAAACAATGAGTACTCAACATCCTGACAATGTATATATACCTTTCTTTGCCCAAGAACCTCAGCTGAGTGGTGAGGACGAAGTAATTGAAGCGTTTTATGCTTTTAGTGTTCTAGGAATAGAAGAGCAAATGTGGGATTTCGAAGGAAAAGAAGTTGATGAATTTGTTGTTAAAAAACTTCTAGAGAGATATCCTCATTTTTTCAGAAAGCATAAGCTTGGAAAGGATTTTAGGTTGACTCCAAGAGTACCCAATCCCAGCGTTGAGAAAACTGAAGCAAAGCTTTTGCTTGAAACGCTCGAAAGTATTCCCCGGTCAGCTGATTATTCGAAGATATTTTATGGCGAAGAAAGTGCTCCGATATTTGAAGTTATCCTCCCAATGACAACTTCAGCAAACGAAATTAACAGAGTCTATGAGCTGTACAAACGTTATATCGTTGGAAAGCAGTACAAGAGAGTCTACGATATAAAGCTATATGAGTGGATTGGGGAATTCTTTCCTGAAGAAATTAACGTAATACCTCTCTTTGAAACAAAAGAAGCTATATTAAACTCGGCTGAAATACTGAGAGAATACTTGCATGGGAAGGACTTTGAATATCAGCGTGTTTTCTTGGCGAGGAGCGATCCTGCCATGAATTATGGGATGTTGAGCGCTGTCACCTATGATAAATATGCGCTCTTTAAGCTTCAGGAGCTTGAAGAGACGGAAAGTGTTGATATTTATCCGATAATTGGTGTAGGCAGTGCGCCATTTAGAGGCCACCTTGTCCCCGAAAATGTTGAAAATGTCTTGGAAGAATATAGATGGGCTCAGACATTTACAATTCAAAGCTCATTTAAATATGATAATCCACCAAAGGAAGTTATAAAAGCTGTTGAGAAAATTAAAAGCTCAAAGAGAAAGGAAGCTGAGCCAATTGATGAACAAATTCTCTCACTTCTCAGAAAATATGAAATTGAATATTCCAAGCAAATTAAAGCTTTAGCAATGTCAATAAGAGAGGTTGCGAAATTTGTTCCTTCTAGAAGAAAGAGAAAGCTCCACATTGGACTTTTTGGTTATGCTAGGGACGTTAATGGTTTTGCACTTCCAAGAGCAATAAAGTTTACTGCATCTCTTTATTCTCTTGGCATACCTCCAGAGGTTCTTGGATTAAATGCACTTAGCGAAAAGGACATTGAGGTCATAAGTGATGTTTACAAGGGCATTTACAAAGATTTAAGCTTTGCATTTAGGTATTTCAATCCTAAATCGGCTGAGAAATTTAAATTCCTAAGGGACATTCTGAAAATGAGCCAGCTGTTTGAATTTGAGAGAAATGAGGAACACTGTGAGATTACAAACAAAATACTGGATGGCGAGATTAATGAGGAGTTAATAATCAAAGCCGCGAGCATTAGGGGATTCTTGGGGTGA